In Vitis riparia cultivar Riparia Gloire de Montpellier isolate 1030 chromosome 19, EGFV_Vit.rip_1.0, whole genome shotgun sequence, the following proteins share a genomic window:
- the LOC117908805 gene encoding probable leucine-rich repeat receptor-like serine/threonine-protein kinase At3g14840, whose translation MFIKIFFASLVAFTCFPTSTHGATLIPNEVETLREIAKTLGKIDWNFGVVDPCSGELGWVTPNLVEGSENSVKCNCTFHNNTICHVVSIVLKAQSLPGTVPKELVKLPYLQEIDLTRNYLNGSIPAEWGSTKLVNISLLGNRLTGSIPKELGNISTLVNFTVEFNQLSGVLPPELGNLSSIEKMHLTSNKFIGELPETFAKLTTLKDFRIGDNNFTGTIPKLIQNWTNLKKLVIQASGMSGPIPPEIGVLEKLSDLRISDLKGTEAAFPPLSNMKNLNILILRSCNLSGLLPDYLGQRTGLKTLDVSFNKLSGKIPDSYLGISKIDYMYLTGNLLTGRIPDWILQKGENIDLSYNNFTSGNSEDCQTRSVNLFGSSSGSNNFGIVSCLRGFPCPKNYYSVHINCGGKEVIVDNKTYEDDTYLSGASTYHKSETNWAVSSTGYFMDDSIDTDSYIANNKSVLLMNNSALYMNARLSALSLTYYAFCLGNGNYTVKLQFAEIMFTDEKTYSSLGRRIFDVYIQGKLVLKDFNIEDATGGAGKETIQNFTISVTSRTLEIRFYWAGKGTTAIPSRGVYGPLISAISVTPNFTPPAENGSSSISAGVVVGIMAAVAFLLLLVLGVLWWKGCLRRKNTMEQDLRGLNLQTGTFTLRQIKAATNNFDAANKIGEGGFGSVYKGLLLDGTIIAVKQLSSKSKQGNREFVNEIGMISALQHPHLVKLYGCCIEGNQLLLVYEYMENNSLARALFGPKDSQLKLDWPTRHKICVGIARGLAYLHEESRLKIVHRDIKATNVLLDKDLNPKISDFGLAKLDEEENTHISTRIAGTFGYMAPEYAMRGHLTEKADVYSFGVVALEIVSGKSNTTHILKDNRVYLLDWALLLKEKGNLMELVDPILESNFRKEEVMAMINVALLCTSASPAVRPTMSSVVSMLEGRAHVQEISSGLSISSDEIKLKELREQHELYLEKNTSEGQIPSLSTDGPWTASSTSAADLYPITMNSQYWENRDQ comes from the exons ATGTTCATTAAGATTTTCTTTGCTTCACTCGTTGCCTTCACTTGTTTTCCAACTTCCACACATGGAGCCACTCTAATCCCAAATGAag TGGAAACTTTGCGAGAAATTGCAAAAACCTTGGGGAAGATAGACTGGAATTTTGGAGTGGTGGATCCATGCAGCGGCGAATTGGGTTGGGTTACACCAAATCTAGTGGAGGGATCTGAAAATTCAGTGAAGTGCAACTGCACCTTCCACAATAACACCATCTGTCATGTTGTTAGCAT AGTGCTCAAAGCTCAATCTCTGCCGGGGACTGTCCCCAAAGAGCTGGTGAAGCTTCCTTATCTGCAGGAAAT TGACCTCACCCGCAACTACCTTAACGGTTCAATCCCGGCAGAATGGGGTTCCACGAAACTAGTCAACAT TTCTCTTCTTGGGAACCGGTTAACGGGATCGATCCCGAAAGAGTTGGGAAACATCAGCACTCTTGTAAACTT TACCGTGGAGTTCAATCAGCTTTCGGGTGTTCTTCCTCCAGAGCTGGGGAATCTGTCCAGTATAGAGAAGAT GCATCTCACCTCCAACAAGTTTATTGGGGAGTTGCCGGAAACATTTGCAAAGCTTACCACATTGAAGGACTT TAGGATTGGCGATAATAATTTCACAGGAACAATACCCAAACTCATCCAGAACTGGACAAATCTTAAAAAATT AGTGATTCAGGCAAGTGGTATGAGTGGGCCTATTCCTCCTGAGATTGGCGTTTTGGAAAAACTATCTGACTT GAGAATCAGCGACTTGAAAGGAACTGAAGCAGCTTTTCCACCATTGAGTAATATGAAAAACTTGAATATACT GATATTGAGGAGTTGCAATCTCAGTGGACTGCTGCCCGACTATCTTGGGCAAAGGACAGGCTTGAAAACTTT AGACGTGAGCTTCAACAAATTAAGTGGAAAAATTCCAGACAGTTATCTTGGTATATCAAAAATAGACTACAT GTATTTGACCGGAAACTTGCTAACTGGACGCATACCCGATTGGATTCTACAGAAAGGAGAAAACAT TGATCTTTCCTACAACAACTTTACGAGTGGAAACTCAGAAGACTGTCAGACTCGGAGTGT GAATTTGTTTGGAAGCTCTTCAGGGAGCAATAACTT TGGAATCGTTTCATGCTTGAGAGGCTTCCCTTGTCCAAAAA ATTATTACTCAGTCCATATCAACTGTGGTGGAAAGGAAGTAATTGTTGACAACAAAACATACGAAGATGATACATATTTATCTGGAGCTTCCACATATCACAAAAGTGAAACTAACTGGGCGGTTAGCAGCACTGGTTACTTCATGGATGATAGTATTGATACAGACTCCTATATTGCAAACAATAAGTCTGTACTCCTGATGAATAATTCTGCACTGTACATGAATGCGCGTCTTTCTGCCCTCTCTCTCACTTATTATGCATTCTGTCTGGGAAACGGAAACTACACGGTAAAACTCCAATTTGCGGAGATTATGTTTACTGACGAAAAAACGTATAGTAGCCTTGGAAGGCGCATATTTGATGTTTACATTCAG GGAAAGCTGGTTCTGAAGGATTTCAACATTGAGGATGCCACAGGAGGGGCTGGCAAAGAAACCATACAAAATTTTACAATATCTGTGACTAGCAGAACATTGGAGATCCGCTTCTATTGGGCTGGGAAAGGGACGACTGCCATTCCTAGTAGAGGGGTTTATGGTCCTCTCATATCTGCTATTTCTGTGACCCCCA ATTTTACACCCCCTGCAGAAAATGGAAGCAGTAGTATATCTGCAGGCGTTGTGGTTGGTATCATGGCTGCAGTAGCATTTCTTCTACTTCTGGTTCTAGGTGTCCTTTGGTGGAAAGGCTGCCTAAGACGAAAAAATACAATGGAACAAG ATTTAAGGGGCCTAAATCTACAAACCGGTACATTTACCTTACGGCAAATTAAGGCTGCCACAAACAACTTTGATGCAGCTAATAAGATTGGAGAAGGTGGTTTTGGTTCTGTTTATAAG GGCCTATTATTGGATGGCACCATAATTGCAGTGAAGCAGCTTTCTTCCAAATCAAAACAAGGAAATCGTGAGTTTGTGAATGAAATAGGCATGATTTCTGCTCTACAACATCCGCATCTTGTAAAGCTGTATGGCTGTTGTATCGAAGGAAATCAGTTATTGCTAGTATATGAGTACATGGAAAACAACAGCCTTGCCCGGGCATTGTTTG GCCCAAAAGATAGCCAATTGAAACTGGATTGGCCTACAAGACACAAGATTTGTGTTGGTATAGCAAGGGGTTTGGCTTATCTACATGAAGAATCGAGGCTGAAGATTGTTCACAGAGACATAAAGGCCACTAATGTGCTGCTCGACAAGGACCTTAACCCCAAAATATCCGACTTTGGCTTGGCCAAACTTGATGAAGAGGAGAATACCCACATTAGCACCCGGATCGCTGGAACTTT TGGATATATGGCACCTGAATATGCAATGAGGGGACATTTAACTGAAAAGGcagatgtttatagttttggagTTGTGGCTTTGGAAATCGTTAGTGGGAAGAGCAACACTACTCACATTCTAAAGGACAACCGCGTGTATCTTCTCGATTGG GCACTCCTGTTAAAAGAGAAGGGCAATCTGATGGAGCTAGTGGACCCAATACTGGAATCAAATTTCAGAAAGGAAGAGGTTATGGCGATGATCAATGTGGCTCTTCTATGCACCAGCGCCTCTCCAGCGGTTAGGCCGACCATGTCATCAGTAGTGAGCATGCTTGAAGGCAGAGCTCATGTTCAGGAAATCTCTTCGGGTTTAAGCATCTCCAGTGATGAGATTAAGCTCAAGGAACTGAGGGAACAGCATGAACTCTACCTTGAAAAGAATACTAGTGAGGGCCAAATTCCAAGTTTGTCAACAGATGGGCCATGGACCGCCTCTTCCACCTCTGCTGCTGATCTCTACCCCATCACCATGAATTCTCAGTACTGGGAGAATAGAGATcagtaa